A genomic segment from Dasypus novemcinctus isolate mDasNov1 chromosome X, mDasNov1.1.hap2, whole genome shotgun sequence encodes:
- the LOC101419830 gene encoding melanoma-associated antigen B5-like produces MPRGRKSKLHTREKRCQTHGKAKRSLLLSSPPVGDIAQSSPAAGLSSTPQEAQKLPIATTHSKGPSCTSAGEAANSRDKEKSSSQAPFSTKSSRRDPLTRKVGLLKQFILHKFKMREPIMKKDMMKIVNQKYKDQFPEILQRASESIEVVFGVDVKEVDSTSHTYDLVSKMDLPNNGRVSGSRGLPKTGLLMTLLGMIFVKGNCATEKEIWKFLNMMHIYAGRKHFFYGEPQKLITGDLVKLKYLEYRRVPHSDPPLYEFLWGPRAKQETSKMKVLEFLAKVNNTVPGAFSSQYEEAMREEEERAQARMAARAGTHACPNEAPGPCPAAPLTPGEV; encoded by the coding sequence ATGCCTCGAGGTAGGAAGAGTAAGCTGCACACCCGTGAGAAACGCTGCCAGACCCATGGCAAGGCAAAGCggtccctcctcctctcctctcctcctgttGGGGATATTGCCCAGAGCTCGCCTGCTGCTGGGTTAAGTAGCACTCCCCAGGAGGCTCAGAAACTACCAATAGCCACCACTCATTCTAAAGGCCCCTCTTGCACAAGCGCTGGTGAAGCTGCCAACAGCCGGGATAAGGAAAAAAGTTCCTCCCAGGCCCCATTCTCCACTAAGAGCTCACGCAGAGATCCTCTAACCAGGAAGGTGGGTTTGTTGAAGCAGTTCATCCTGCATAAGTTTAAAATGAGAGAGCCCATTATGAAGAAAGACATGATGAAGATTGTCAACCAAAAGTACAAGGATCAGTTTCCTGAGATCCTCCAGAGAGCCTCTGAGAGCATTGAAGTGGTCTTTGGGGTTGATGTGAAAGAAGTCGACTCCACCAGTCACACCTATGACCTCGTCAGCAAGATGGACCTCCCCAACAATGGGAGGGTGAGTGGTAGCAGGGGCTTGCCCAAGACTGGTCTCCTGATGACTCTCCTGGGCATGATCTTCGTGAAAGGCAACTGTGCCACTGAGAAAGAGATCTGGAAATTTCTGAATATGATGCATATATATGCTGGGAGGAAGCACTTCTTCTATGGGGAGCCCCAGAAGCTCATCACCGGAGATTTGGTGAAACTAAAGTACCTGGAGTACCGGCGGGTGCCCCACAGTGATCCTCCACTCTATGAATTCCTATGGGGTCCCAGAGCCAAGCAAGAAACCAGCAAGATGAAAGTTCTGGAGTTTTTGGCCAAGGTCAACAATACAGTTCCCGGGGCTTTCTCATCCCAATATGAAGAGGCTatgagagaagaggaagagcGTGCCCAAGCCAGAATGGCAGCCAGGGCTGGCACTCATGCCTGCCCAAATGAAGCACCAGGTCCATGTCCTGCAGCTCCACTGACCCCTGGTGAGGTCTAA